The Mercurialis annua linkage group LG2, ddMerAnnu1.2, whole genome shotgun sequence genome contains a region encoding:
- the LOC126669309 gene encoding probable inactive purple acid phosphatase 28 produces MDSPKIKWSLLYLSIIISILLAFHTQIAVKLTVGHHKPRLKRTSDLPLRFRDDGTFKILQVADMHFGIGSVTRCRDVLPSEFDFCSDLNTTRFLQRMIQSEKPDFIAFTGDNIFGTSTPDAAESLIRAFGPAMESKIPWAAVLGNHDHESTMTREELMTFISLMDYSVSEINPSAGKGSMISNIDGFGNYDHRVYGSPGSLLANQSVLNLYFLDSGSREVVEGIRTYGWIKESQLRWLRGVSKRYQGQKHESNHLAEASVSAAPTALAFFHIPIPEIPQLYYQKIVGNFQEAVACSSVNSRVLQSFVNMGDVKAVFMGHDHKNDFCGNLNGIWFCYGGGFGYHGYGKAGWSRRARVIVAELGKGANSWMGVERIRTWKRLDDEKLTKIDEQTLWELEK; encoded by the exons ATGGATTCTCCAAAAATAAAATGGTCGCTTTTATATCTATCCATAATCATCTCAATTCTCTTGGCTTTCCACACTCAAATCGCCGTGAAATTAACAGTCGGCCACCACAAGCCTCGCCTGAAGCGAACTTCCGATCTTCCTCTCCGATTCCGCGACGATGGCACCTTCAAAATCCTTCAGGTGGCTGATATGCATTTTGGTATTGGAAGTGTCACTCGGTGTCGCGATGTTTTGCCGTCTGAGTTTGATTTTTGCTCCGATCTTAACACTACTCGCTTTCTTCAAAGGATGATTCAATCTGAGAAGCCTGATTTTATTGCTTTCACTG GCGATAACATTTTTGGGACGAGCACTCCTGATGCTGCCGAGTCTCTAATTCGTGCATTTGGTCCAGCTATGGAGTCTAAAATTCCATGGGCAGCAGTCTTAGGGAATCATGACCATGAATCTACAATGACTCGTGAGGAATTGATGACTTTCATATCTTTAATGGATTATTCAGTCTCAGAAATCAATCCATCAGCTGGTAAAGGAAGCATGATATCAAACATCGATGGATTTGGAAATTATGATCATAGAGTTTATGGATCTCCAGGTTCTCTCTTAGCAAACCAAAGTGTGCTCAATCTTTACTTTCTTGATAGTGGAAGCAGGGAAGTTGTTGAAGGAATTCGAACTTATGGATGGATTAAGGAATCTCAACTCCGTTGGCTTCGTGGTGTATCCAAAAGATATCAG GGCCAGAAGCATGAGTCTAATCACTTGGCAGAGGCTTCAGTCTCAGCTGCGCCTACAGCGCTGGCTTTTTTCCATATCCCGATTCCAGAAATTCCACAGCTATACTATCAAAAAATTGTAGGGAATTTTCAGGAAGCTGTGGCCTGTTCATCAGTGAATTCAAGAGTCTTACAGAGCTTTGTAAATATGGGGGATGTGAAAGCTGTATTTATGGGGCATGATCACAAAAATGACTTTTGTGGAAATTTAAATGGTATATGGTTTTGTTATGGTGGAGGCTTTGGATACCATGGTTATGGAAAGGCGGGGTGGTCACGAAGAGCGAGGGTTATAGTGGCAGAACTTGGGAAGGGTGCTAACTCATGGATGGGAGTGGAGAGGATTAGGACCTGGAAGCGTCTTGATGATGAGAAGCTGACCAAGATTGATGAACAAACTTTATGGGAGCTGGAGAAGTGA
- the LOC126669651 gene encoding uncharacterized protein LOC126669651 yields the protein MLTSKFSIFGSGRVSSSNKISSNSNNNEVKPRIKVNLDKEVYRPGDSIFVTIEISLSNFSDSNSRWDHSLLIEKLGFEIKGVEKLDTQWFSTQKPLPGSRHPRGEHVFMVSSIPSLISNQILSSGSTKSYMVRTELPGIVPPSYRGSTIRYLYYVKATLSGRWLILENGHAHSESSKDLIELEARVPLTIWVTQNSNGLLMEDYQSDGIVPATTLQLDVYWKEMDGDSEWGRANDVDDGVEEGYDSSRDEISSVSSYNPTKENLHKTFGSSLSLQSFAARTSLSSPVALPQLSATEVLYDPNADISSVDKSSPVISSSQQQKIVKTQSEDDVVGESSTHGIRNRDPPASEGFIRGRSYNIRMDDQVLLRFSPKNSDSTYYFSDMIGGTLTFFHEEGSRRCLEVVITLETSETINRSFVHPSRRNAPTITKVQSDHHEVVVDLVQTSFLFSIPMDGPMSFSTPHVSVQWALRFEFFTTPKNVDWSRYEHPLLVESRDKSEWVLPITVHAPPLGAPAANSRDEKFFSLEPLWVRT from the exons ATGTTAACTTCGAAGTTTTCGATATTTGGGAGTGGTAGGGTTTCGTCTTCAAACAAGATTTCTAGTAATAGCAACAACAATGAGGTTAAACCAAGGATTAAAGTTAATTTAGATAAAGAAGTTTACAGACCTGGTGATTCCATATTTGTTACTATTGAAATTTCCTTAAGTAATTTTAGTGATAGTAATAGCAGATGGGATCACAGTCTATTGATTGAAAAGCTCGGTTTCGAAATTAAAGGCGTCGAGAAGTTGGATACTCAATGGTTTTCTACTCAGAAACCTTTGCCTGGATCTAGACACCCTAGAG GTGAACATGTTTTCATGGTGTCTTCAATACCATCACTTATTTCTAATCAAATCTTGTCTTCTGGTTCTACAAAATCAT ATATGGTGCGGACTGAGCTTCCTGGCATTGTACCACCATCTTATCGAGGTTCTACTATTCGCTACCTTTACTATGTCAAGGCTACATTGTCCGGACGATGGCTGATATTGGAGAACGGCCATGCTCACAGTGAGTCGTCTAAAGATCTCATTGAACTG GAAGCTCGTGTTCCATTGACTATATGGGTGACTCAGAATAGCAATGGCCTGCTAATGGAAGACTATCAAAGTGACG GGATTGTTCCTGCTACAACCCTCCAACTGGATGTATACTGGAAAGAAATGGATGGAGATTCTGAATGG GGTAGAGCGAATGATGTAGATGACGGAGTTGAGGAAGGTTACGACAGTTCCAGAGATGAAATCTCGTCTGTTTCCTCCTATAACCCTACTAAAGAAAACCTACACAAGACATTTGGAAGTTCTTTGTCCTTGCAATCATTTGCCGCACGTACGAGTTTATCATCACCTGTGGCACTTCCTCAACTATCCGCCACTGAGGTTTTATATGATCCAAATGCAG ATATTTCATCAGTTGATAAGTCATCGCCCGTTATCTCTTCAAGCCAGCAGCAGAAGATTGTGAAAACGCAATCTGAGGATGATGTTGTCGGGGAATCCTCTACACATGGAATAAGGAACAGGGATCCTCCAGCAT CAGAAGGCTTTATTCGTGGAAGGTCTTACAACATCAGAATGGATGATCAAGTTCTGCTGCGATTTTCCCCAAAGAATTCTGACTCTACTTATTACTTCAGTGACATG ATTGGCGGAACTCTTACTTTCTTTCATGAAGAAGGATCTAGGAGATGCCTTGAG GTCGTAATAACCTTGGAAACTTCAGAGACTATAAATCGGAGTTTCGTTCATCCTTCTCGCCGGAATGCTCCAACAATTACGAAG GTTCAGAGTGATCATCATGAGGTCGTTGTAGATTTGGTGCAAACCAGCTTTCTTTTTTCGATTCCCATGGATGGCCCCATGTCCTTTTCCACTCCGCATGTCTCTGTGCAATGGGCTCtacgatttgaattttttaccaCTCCAAAGAATGTGGACTGGAGCAG ATATGAGCACCCCCTTCTGGTAGAGAGTAGAGACAAGAGTGAGTGGGTTCTGCCAATCACTGTGCATGCACCTCCACTTGGTGCTCCAGCTGCCAATTCCCGAGATGAGAAGTTTTTCTCTTTGGAACCTCTGTGGGTTCGTACTTGA